In Erigeron canadensis isolate Cc75 chromosome 8, C_canadensis_v1, whole genome shotgun sequence, the DNA window TCGAAAATGTATTGAACTTTTCTTGTATTGTTATTATGTGTATTGAACAAATAAATTATTCTGCTGTATTCATTTTGTCTGATATAACATGTACATTGGTGTATAAGAGGTTATAATGGTGTGTTAGTGTATATGGATGCGAATCTGCGATGTCATTAAAAAACGATGTCATGATGGAGAGTTTATGTGGTAGATAGAACATAAAAATGTTTCATTACCAGGATGTCAGTATCGTAGACTCGTAGTTTTTCTGGGACGTCATTCCCCCTTTCTAGTTATATCCCTTTGTCTCCTTAGTTACCTTTGAGCCTTATTGATAACCTTTCTCTGTTTCTTGTCTATAGCTTATGCAAATCTAACATTGGCCTTGAAACACGGGGTTTTGATCAGATGAAACAAAGAACTAGTTTTTGAGATATCTCAATCAGGACTGTAACAAGTTTATTAGAAGGCAGTCATCCTAAATTTTGTGCAGTGAGGGTTGTAAAACCTGATCATATTAGCTAATGAGGCAACTATATTCTTGTAAATCGAGTTAGGGTCAGAGGTGGCAGCACGTGGCCATGTGTAGGGCTATTGGTTGGATAGCGTATCTAAATGCTTAACTTTTTCCTACAGGACAGGTGTGTCTACCCAAAGCACTTTTTGTCCAAGATTTTAAAGTTCCTGTAAATAGTTAGCGTGTCAAATATGATCAGAAAGGCTCTATTATTTTAGCAATGGCctattattatgaataaatttttttgagatTTATGCCTTGTAATTACACTTTGGCCATCTTCTGACTCATTTAACCCATTTGGCACAATTCTTAGTCagcttctttttctttaccGGTTTGACCCTTTGGATATTACCCAATCATATGTATATAGGTTGAACGTACCACCTGTGTTAGAAAAAATTGCATGGATTATAAAATTTAGTGTTCTAAAGGTGTACCCAATTTCAGAAGTCCAATTTTCTTGTGAGAAAAATGTTTGTGGACTTTTCACAGCTTTGAGTTGTGGTGTGGAACAAAATTAGAAGTTTCATATTTGTTATCTATTCTTTTAGGTAACATTCCAAAGTACCCGAGAAGTAATGTTTGGGATCCTTACAAACGCCTTGGTATAACTTATGATGCATCCGAGGAAGAAGTCTGGAGTTCTCGCAACTTTCTATTAGATCAATATGGCGCTCATGAGAAAAGTGCAGAGTCAATAGAAGCTGCTTTTGAAAAGATCCTCATGAGAAGCTTTCAGAacagaaagaaaacaaaaattaacttaaaaacaAGGCTAAAGAAGAAAGTAGAAGAGTCTCCACCTTGGATTCAGAACTTACTCACTTTTGTAGAGCTTCCTGAGACTATCATTATCCTTAGAAGATTGTTTCTGTTTTCGTTTATGGCTTTCTGGAGTGTTATTAATTCTGCCGAGGGTGGTCCTGCCTTCCAGGTTTGCTGCTCATTGTTGatgtctgttttttttttttttgaagtatttttgggtttttggaCCTGTGTTTCGAAAGTGATTATGTGGTATTCAGCAATTACAATCAGATAATCAGCCTTATTATGATGTATCAGAAGCAGACACCCTTTTTCTAAACATATTTAACTGATTATTACAACTTATTACCAAATATCCTTATTACCATTCAGTAAAGAGTTTAACAAAAAGCGTATTGTTATGGACTCAACATAATGTCATTACGCTATCCTTACTAATTTTGATGAATTCTTTACTTCGAAGTTTTCTGAAAATGAAATGTTTCAGAAGTTGTAGGCGGAGGTTTACTGTGAATGCAAATTTGGAAGTTGTTTGTATCTTGATTTTGTTTTTAGCATCTTTAACTTGGTTCGATCTTCTTTTATTGATACAGGTGGCCCTGTCTCTGTTTGCTTGCATATACTTCCTTAATGACAAGTCAAAGAGCGTAGCAAGGGCTTCTGTTATAGggtaagtttataaataaagacATCAATTTATTAGTTTTAGGGTTAACAACCTAAACGAGCATAATACTAGGCATATGTACATTTGACCGTGTATTCAATTTTAGTCGCGCGAATGACAATTTATTATACCTTAGTTGAATAGCTTTATATTTAGTTTCTTTATACAGAATTCCTTACATGTCATGGTAGATGATAGTTACTGCTACATTTCATATGTCTAACTTTACACGTAATAAAAgacaatttttgattttttgttgtCATGCTACATCATTGTTGTGTCTAAGCACTCTGAAAATGTTTTCCTAAAATGGCATGCTACGTCTGTAGTTTGTTACATAGTTTGACATGCTATATAAGTAAGTAGTAAACTGGGCAGGTCAGCGGGTTGGTAATAAGTCAGGTCAGGTGAATCTTAATCGTTTGTTGAAACAGGCTGCGTTGGGCTTACTCGCaaataatagttttatttatgaAGTTACACACGCTGTTAAGACTTCTATATCAGTGCAAATGCtttattattacaataatagtttgttttatttattaaaaaaaaaccatgtaTGACGTTTAATACATTTTGAATAAACTTCAAGCGACTTTGACCATTTTAGTTAAGTTTTCTAGCTTACCTATATGACCTTCTACATATACTCATAAGTGTCTCAAAGTTGTGCTGTacaatatcaatattaaattcAAAAATTCAATGTGAATGTCTAGATTGTTTATAAATTAACCATTCATTTAACCCATTTTCTCACTGGTTACAGATTTGGATCCCTTGTAGTCGGCTGGATTTGTGGTTCTTGCCTGGTACCCATGATTCCCACAGCCATTTTGCAACCAACATGGACCCTGGAGCTCTTGACTTCATTGGTAGTATATGTCTTTCTGTTTCTTGGGTGTACCTTTCTTAAGTGAGATCCCAACTGTCCTTGATTGTATGTTCATTTCTAAACAAGATAAGTTGTCACTTGTTTACGTTAGTCGTCCATGTTGTTATAGTTACAAGTTCGCATTCGCTTGACATCAAAATCCTTAGTGTACTTTTGAATGGCCACATCAGTATGAGTTGGTTTATATATAGCCGGATTTGCTATAAGTTTATGGACAGAGTGTATTacttctataattttttttacaaatatagcAATTACATTGATGTCTGTTTCCACACCTAATTATTCGGGTAAAATATTGATTACACGAACAATATGGCAATATGGATAAGTAGGTTTGGCATGACACCATTTTTGTTTAGTTGTTACAAAACAAATGCCCACTCTTAATGAATAGGGgatgatattagtaccataaCTTTTTATTAAGCTACCATATGTATGCATTATTAACTTGTATAATGTGCTGTAATATTTGTACAGTGTGGtaacttaataaaaatctatGACACGAATATCAATTCTCATAATCTATGACACGAATATCAATTCTCATAATGAATAAACGATCGAGCCATCAACTTACTAGCTCATTTAAAGACAAACAAACATGATTCGTTTGTATACATAGTTTGACAAAATTTCCTAGTATCATATTTATTAGGTTTGGGACATCTCAAGAGTAATGTATTatcataaatttaaattattgagACGAGTCTCATTTTGCATCATAAAGTCAGTGGAGATATCGATCCAAACTCAatataaatctttcaaatcaaGTTCAAATCTTGTTTAATTCGAGCTCGGTTGAGTTTGTTTTGCATTTAAATTATACTATAAAAGGGTTTTGTTAATGTATAAACTATTTGGGtgctttaaatttaaattttattatgtgAAAATTTAAGAGgtatttttaatgtataaaatattaattttaacttttcatgTATGTAATAAGCTCTGATaacttatcatttttttttttcgtgcctttttaaaaaaaaaaatatatatatatataaatagacaGTCAGCTGGCTTTtgaaaaataaagtaaacatcGTCGTCTCCACCTACCAACGAAAAGCCGTTATAAAACCAAACTCACTCCCTCTTTGTAATCGCCGCCACCTCCTCACGACGGATTTCCCCATTCATATACAcacattatatacatacatacatacatacattctctctctcacacacacaaatctCTCTCTACACAATGGCGTTAGCACCATCACCCTCTTCAGCAACCGCCTCACTCTCAACCACTTTTCTCTCAACCAAACTTCCGTCGCAAACTTCCGTCGCTAACCTTCCCGCCGTCCGCAAATCACGGAACAACCGTCAGTTAGTGATCCGAAACTCTGTAGCGAGTGCTCCGTCAAATGCGGTGACGAAAAGTAGCAGTAGTGTAGTGAAATCAGTAAAGGCGAGACAGATAATAGATAGTAGAGGTAATCCGACGGTTGAGGTTGATTTAGTGACGGATCAGCTGTACCGATCCGCGGTTCCGAGTGGGGCGTCAAC includes these proteins:
- the LOC122578721 gene encoding protein CHAPERONE-LIKE PROTEIN OF POR1, chloroplastic — encoded protein: MASLFLSNPIISSPFLGKNLSINGNLRKNKVCGLVFRSPRCAAADATYGGNIPKYPRSNVWDPYKRLGITYDASEEEVWSSRNFLLDQYGAHEKSAESIEAAFEKILMRSFQNRKKTKINLKTRLKKKVEESPPWIQNLLTFVELPETIIILRRLFLFSFMAFWSVINSAEGGPAFQVALSLFACIYFLNDKSKSVARASVIGFGSLVVGWICGSCLVPMIPTAILQPTWTLELLTSLVVYVFLFLGCTFLK